Proteins encoded within one genomic window of Dyadobacter chenhuakuii:
- a CDS encoding SusC/RagA family TonB-linked outer membrane protein — protein sequence MRKGYTVFLRPVMTGSMLLALLLPPAMAINVPKNRKVGSHHTIDKAISGRILSKEDNSPIPGVTVVVKGTTNGTTTDVDGKYQINVPANSSVLVFSAVGYLTQEKEVGTASVVDITLSTDQKTLEEVVVVGYGTQKKRDLTGAVSQISATKLENENPQSVQDVLRGNIPGMNVGFSASAKGGGNVGVRGANSLTAGSSPLVVLDGAIYYGGLEDINPNDIETVDVLKDASSAAVFGAKAASGVILVTTKKGKEGKTIINVNTNIGFAEVAQNQEVLSPDGFLTWRGEVMRNINAAAQPSRFTNPNNLPAGVTVDQWLAFDGSAGDPETIWLQRLGLQSVEIKNYKEGRSVDWYNKIYQKALRQDHTISLSGKNDKVSYYMSLGYLNNEGIVVGDKYSTIRARINLEGKVNKFLTVGINTQFADRDESQVPVDYNLAPNLSPWGSEFNPDGTYKWRPNEEASGGNHPYYAPSFTDRDKGSTTINNVIFAKVGLPFGITYQANFTPRFEFYHRYNAESSKHAEWAAEGGRASRRNTKTINWQIDNILKWNKTIAEKHNIDVTLLANAERFRRWDDSTSNKGFAPTDILGYHNIGGGSAPIMWSNDETSTADALMARLFYSFKDRYMVTLSTRRDGYSAFGQKNPRALFSSAALGWVFTDEPFFKVSWLNYGKLRVSYGSNGNRDIGRYDALSNLATGKYLHVNSGGTVVQVSQLYVDRMQNPNLKWERTNSLNLGLDFALFNTIIDGSLELYKSSTKDLLVKRALPNVLGFDFVLDNLGQVDNKGLELSLNSNNMKRENFSWRSTLNVQMNRNKIAKLYGNMVDVKDASGNVTGQKEADDITNKWFIGHAVDELWNYKVLGVWQTEEADAAAKYGVKPGDHKILDVNNDGKYTNDDKVFQGYKSPRVRLTFRNEFKLFKNFDASFMMYSYLGQKGEFNQMKNRPGFPDRSSSYVFPYWTAENRNNEWARLYSSEGSATGYAVYRSKSFLRFESLALAYTIPKNIVQKVNIQNLRIYGNVRNLGYLSSWSFWDPENGTDNDKNTNLDISVPSPRIFTLGLDITL from the coding sequence ATGAGAAAAGGATATACAGTATTCCTTCGACCTGTGATGACGGGAAGTATGCTGCTAGCGCTGCTACTGCCCCCTGCAATGGCCATCAACGTGCCTAAAAACCGGAAAGTCGGTTCCCATCACACCATCGACAAGGCAATTTCCGGGAGGATTTTGTCAAAAGAAGACAACTCGCCCATCCCGGGCGTGACTGTTGTGGTTAAAGGCACAACAAACGGCACCACCACCGACGTTGACGGCAAGTACCAGATCAATGTGCCTGCGAACAGCTCCGTACTCGTGTTTTCCGCCGTTGGTTATCTCACACAAGAAAAAGAAGTGGGAACAGCCAGCGTGGTAGACATTACCTTATCAACTGATCAGAAAACGCTCGAAGAAGTGGTCGTGGTTGGTTACGGAACACAAAAGAAACGCGACCTTACCGGCGCCGTTTCGCAGATCAGCGCCACGAAGCTTGAAAACGAAAATCCGCAGTCTGTACAGGATGTTCTGAGAGGAAATATTCCTGGGATGAACGTTGGGTTTTCGGCATCTGCAAAAGGCGGTGGTAATGTAGGTGTGCGTGGTGCCAACTCCCTGACTGCGGGATCGTCACCACTCGTCGTTCTGGACGGAGCGATCTATTATGGTGGTCTGGAAGACATTAACCCTAATGACATTGAGACAGTTGACGTTTTAAAGGACGCCAGCTCGGCTGCTGTTTTTGGTGCAAAAGCAGCCAGTGGTGTGATTCTTGTGACCACCAAAAAAGGAAAAGAAGGTAAAACGATCATCAATGTAAACACCAACATTGGTTTTGCCGAAGTCGCTCAAAATCAAGAAGTACTGAGTCCGGACGGTTTTCTCACTTGGCGCGGCGAGGTGATGCGTAACATTAATGCAGCCGCTCAGCCAAGTCGTTTTACAAATCCCAACAACCTGCCCGCAGGCGTAACAGTGGACCAATGGCTCGCATTTGACGGATCTGCCGGTGACCCGGAAACCATCTGGCTGCAACGACTTGGTTTACAATCTGTTGAAATAAAAAATTACAAAGAAGGCCGCAGCGTGGACTGGTATAACAAGATCTATCAAAAAGCCTTGCGCCAGGATCATACGATCAGTCTTTCGGGCAAAAATGACAAGGTATCTTACTATATGTCATTGGGTTACCTTAATAATGAAGGGATTGTTGTAGGCGATAAGTACAGCACGATCCGCGCCCGGATCAACCTGGAAGGAAAAGTGAACAAATTTCTGACCGTCGGGATCAATACTCAGTTTGCAGACCGTGACGAAAGCCAGGTTCCTGTTGACTATAACCTCGCTCCCAACCTCTCACCTTGGGGATCGGAGTTTAATCCGGACGGGACTTACAAATGGCGGCCCAATGAGGAGGCCAGCGGAGGAAACCACCCCTACTACGCCCCGAGCTTCACCGACCGCGACAAAGGTTCTACGACCATTAACAATGTAATTTTTGCGAAAGTCGGCCTGCCATTCGGCATTACTTATCAGGCGAATTTTACGCCGAGATTTGAATTTTATCACCGCTATAATGCGGAGTCTTCCAAGCACGCGGAATGGGCAGCAGAGGGTGGCCGCGCTTCACGCCGGAACACGAAAACCATCAACTGGCAAATCGACAACATCCTGAAGTGGAACAAGACCATTGCCGAAAAGCACAACATCGATGTAACGCTGCTCGCTAATGCTGAACGTTTCAGAAGGTGGGACGACAGCACATCGAACAAGGGCTTTGCACCAACGGACATTTTGGGTTACCACAACATTGGCGGCGGTAGTGCGCCTATCATGTGGAGCAATGATGAAACCAGCACTGCGGATGCGTTAATGGCGCGTTTATTCTATTCGTTTAAAGACCGTTACATGGTGACGCTTTCAACCAGAAGGGACGGTTACTCAGCATTCGGACAAAAAAATCCGAGAGCACTTTTCTCCTCAGCCGCATTGGGATGGGTGTTTACGGATGAGCCCTTCTTTAAAGTGAGCTGGCTGAATTATGGTAAGTTACGTGTCTCCTACGGAAGCAACGGGAACAGGGACATCGGACGTTACGATGCATTATCCAACCTGGCGACAGGCAAATATCTGCACGTAAATTCAGGCGGGACGGTGGTTCAGGTGAGCCAGCTGTATGTAGACCGGATGCAAAACCCTAACCTGAAATGGGAGCGCACCAACTCACTCAATTTGGGTCTCGATTTTGCGCTGTTTAACACCATCATTGACGGTAGCCTGGAACTTTACAAATCCTCAACCAAAGATCTGCTCGTAAAAAGAGCGCTTCCCAATGTGCTGGGTTTCGATTTTGTATTGGACAACTTAGGGCAAGTGGATAATAAAGGATTGGAACTGAGCTTGAATTCGAACAATATGAAGCGCGAAAACTTCTCATGGCGCTCCACACTGAATGTTCAGATGAACCGCAACAAGATCGCCAAGCTGTATGGAAATATGGTTGATGTGAAAGATGCCTCAGGAAATGTAACGGGACAAAAAGAAGCCGACGATATCACTAACAAATGGTTTATCGGCCATGCGGTGGACGAGCTTTGGAACTACAAAGTGCTGGGTGTATGGCAAACCGAAGAAGCGGATGCGGCTGCCAAATACGGAGTTAAACCCGGAGACCATAAGATCCTGGATGTAAATAATGATGGAAAATATACCAATGATGACAAGGTTTTCCAGGGTTACAAATCCCCAAGGGTAAGGCTAACATTCCGTAACGAGTTCAAACTCTTCAAAAACTTCGATGCGTCATTTATGATGTATTCATATCTGGGACAAAAAGGTGAGTTCAACCAAATGAAGAACCGTCCCGGATTTCCTGACCGTTCGAGCTCGTATGTATTCCCTTACTGGACCGCTGAAAACCGCAATAACGAATGGGCACGCCTGTATTCAAGCGAAGGATCGGCAACCGGTTACGCCGTTTACCGCAGCAAATCATTCCTCCGTTTTGAAAGCTTAGCACTGGCTTATACGATCCCGAAGAATATTGTGCAGAAGGTTAACATTCAGAACCTGCGCATCTATGGCAACGTGCGTAACCTGGGTTACTTATCGAGCTGGAGTTTCTGGGATCCGGAAAACGGAACGGATAACGACAAGAACACGAACCTCGACATTTCCGTGCCGAGTCCGCGCATTTTCACATTGGGTCTGGATATAACCCTGTAA
- a CDS encoding RagB/SusD family nutrient uptake outer membrane protein, which produces MKTIYNRSKQIFAPALIASCMTMVACQKDWLAPEPLSFYNPDITFNDPAGLRATLVACERNMRLEWYGDAPPMVTEAVFSDIAVEGTTDKSGPAQNLNLLITPDAQLNHIDYNRIGWYWIEGFKGIKYANVAISRIDQPTYKSEQEKNEILGAAYFHRAARYYRLTQQFGDVPLILDEVIGPKLDFQSTKREVILKKMKEDLEFAEKWVPVVTDKGSVNRGSVSHLLTKINLALGLFDDAIKSASNVIDGGTHKLMTSRFGVDASKANRNVIWDLHRPANKALGANTEGLMLVIDRINMDGNVPEGIQIMRNTVPFWHNNINTPAGNRGTIDTYGIEIDQITTIGRGIGRVRPTYYSQDGVWDDKKDLRHAPGNWTRMEDIIYNNPAIKANDPFYGKNLQFRNASGAVLTIDTIRCWFDWPNYKLFVEDPQRIQPQGGNTDWYVFRLAETYLLRAEAYAWKGDLVKAAADVNAVRTRANCSPLAPTKINIGTILDERARELYFEEPRKTELTRVAYIFAMTGKPAPNGKTYNMESFSDNNYYYDRVMEKSDFYNKGVKTRHADEYTMSPYHVLWPVPQSAIDGNVQGRINQNKGYNGFQNNVPALTSIPE; this is translated from the coding sequence ATGAAAACGATATATAACAGATCAAAACAAATATTTGCACCTGCGCTGATTGCCAGCTGCATGACAATGGTCGCCTGCCAAAAAGACTGGCTTGCACCCGAGCCGCTCTCTTTTTACAATCCCGACATTACATTTAATGATCCGGCTGGCTTACGCGCAACATTGGTTGCCTGCGAGCGGAATATGCGACTTGAATGGTATGGCGATGCACCCCCGATGGTGACCGAAGCTGTGTTTTCGGACATTGCCGTAGAAGGAACAACAGACAAATCGGGCCCGGCTCAAAACCTGAACCTGCTGATTACCCCCGATGCGCAGCTCAACCATATCGACTACAACCGTATCGGCTGGTACTGGATTGAAGGCTTTAAGGGGATCAAATATGCAAATGTGGCCATATCCCGCATTGATCAGCCCACTTACAAGAGCGAACAGGAGAAAAATGAGATTCTTGGTGCCGCATATTTCCACCGCGCCGCACGCTATTACCGGCTTACCCAGCAGTTTGGTGATGTACCATTGATTCTGGACGAAGTCATTGGTCCTAAGCTCGACTTCCAATCGACGAAGCGGGAAGTGATTTTGAAGAAAATGAAGGAAGATCTGGAATTTGCCGAAAAATGGGTTCCGGTCGTGACCGACAAAGGATCGGTTAACAGAGGTTCCGTAAGCCATTTGCTGACCAAGATCAACCTGGCATTGGGCTTGTTTGATGATGCCATCAAGTCCGCCAGTAACGTGATCGACGGGGGCACGCACAAGCTGATGACCAGCCGTTTTGGAGTGGACGCGAGCAAAGCAAACCGCAATGTGATCTGGGATTTGCACCGCCCCGCGAACAAGGCCTTAGGCGCCAATACCGAAGGCTTAATGCTTGTGATTGACCGCATTAACATGGATGGAAATGTTCCGGAGGGCATTCAGATCATGCGCAACACCGTTCCGTTTTGGCATAATAACATTAATACACCGGCTGGTAACCGGGGCACCATTGACACGTATGGCATCGAAATCGACCAGATCACGACAATTGGTCGCGGGATCGGACGTGTGCGTCCTACTTATTATTCGCAGGACGGTGTTTGGGATGATAAAAAAGATTTGCGCCACGCGCCGGGAAACTGGACGCGTATGGAAGACATCATTTACAATAACCCGGCTATCAAGGCTAATGATCCTTTTTATGGCAAAAACCTGCAATTCCGCAATGCATCTGGTGCAGTACTAACCATTGACACGATCCGCTGCTGGTTCGACTGGCCGAATTACAAATTGTTCGTCGAAGATCCGCAACGCATTCAGCCACAAGGCGGAAACACCGATTGGTACGTTTTCCGCCTGGCCGAAACTTACTTGCTAAGGGCAGAAGCCTATGCTTGGAAAGGTGATTTGGTAAAAGCAGCAGCAGATGTGAATGCCGTACGCACGCGTGCCAATTGCAGCCCGCTTGCACCCACGAAAATCAACATTGGCACGATCCTGGACGAGCGTGCGCGTGAACTGTATTTCGAAGAACCGCGTAAAACCGAACTGACCCGCGTAGCCTACATTTTCGCCATGACCGGGAAACCCGCACCGAACGGCAAGACCTACAACATGGAAAGCTTCTCTGACAACAACTATTACTATGACCGCGTCATGGAGAAAAGCGATTTTTACAACAAAGGCGTGAAAACGCGCCACGCAGATGAATACACCATGAGCCCATATCACGTGCTATGGCCTGTGCCTCAGTCTGCTATCGATGGTAATGTCCAGGGACGGATCAACCAGAACAAAGGTTACAATGGTTTTCAGAACAATGTTCCTGCATTAACTTCCATTCCGGAATAA
- a CDS encoding HPP family protein yields MARYVIYKETLIDFNDHFWTFVGSFLGIALIGYINNSQFTQADNVFLIGSFGASSVLIYGIINSPLAQPRNLIGGHLICAIVGVTVHKIMPGQIWLASAFAVSLSIVFMQITKTLHPPGGATALIANIGSEKITSLGYKYVFSPVLTGVLVLLLVALFVNNRAAHRHYPKNKNWYKIWQRRYR; encoded by the coding sequence ATGGCGCGATATGTGATTTACAAGGAAACCCTCATTGATTTCAATGATCATTTCTGGACATTTGTCGGGTCGTTCTTAGGCATTGCACTCATTGGTTATATCAACAACAGCCAGTTCACCCAAGCCGACAATGTGTTCCTGATCGGTTCCTTCGGCGCATCTTCTGTGTTAATTTATGGCATTATTAATAGCCCGCTAGCACAGCCGCGAAATCTGATCGGCGGACATTTAATCTGCGCCATCGTTGGCGTCACAGTCCACAAGATCATGCCTGGCCAGATATGGCTCGCCTCTGCATTTGCCGTTTCGCTATCCATTGTTTTTATGCAAATCACCAAAACTCTGCACCCGCCGGGAGGTGCTACGGCGTTGATCGCAAACATTGGTTCTGAAAAGATTACGAGTCTGGGATATAAATACGTTTTCAGTCCCGTTTTGACCGGCGTGTTGGTTTTGCTTCTGGTTGCACTCTTCGTTAACAACCGCGCCGCGCACCGGCATTATCCCAAGAATAAGAACTGGTATAAAATTTGGCAGCGCAGATACAGATAG
- a CDS encoding nuclear transport factor 2 family protein — MKKSLNIILCLSLLSATTVFAQGDDSALIKQLNTQWLQSYPKRDTAAVSKILADDFIMISQTGKKLSKNDVIKDLLTPDRQIINVAIDSMDLQIVNNVGLLTAYTSFVLRDKEKILKGKNVYSDVYIKRKGTWVAINGHETLLELK, encoded by the coding sequence ATGAAAAAATCCCTGAACATCATCCTGTGCCTTTCGCTGCTTTCCGCAACAACTGTTTTTGCGCAGGGCGACGACAGCGCGCTCATCAAGCAGCTGAACACCCAATGGCTGCAATCATACCCAAAACGCGACACCGCCGCAGTAAGCAAAATTTTAGCCGACGATTTCATCATGATCTCACAAACCGGCAAAAAGCTCTCTAAAAACGACGTCATCAAAGACCTCCTGACACCAGACCGCCAGATCATCAACGTCGCCATCGACAGCATGGATCTACAAATCGTCAACAATGTTGGCCTACTAACCGCCTACACCAGCTTCGTATTAAGGGACAAAGAAAAAATCCTCAAAGGAAAAAACGTCTATTCAGATGTCTACATCAAAAGAAAAGGCACCTGGGTAGCCATCAACGGCCACGAAACGCTGCTGGAACTGAAATGA
- a CDS encoding NAD(P)H-binding protein has translation MEADTQGKKAIKFGASGFVGNYILEGLLNDPDYDQVTVVVRKNLNLSHPKLVTLIGDYHSLPSLKDQIVADEVFISLGTTKKNTPDQKIYYEVDHDYPVLATQIAKGKGAKSVFLVSAVGPDAGSSIFYVRTKGETERDVVAQDLLHTHIFRPSMIMGDRQESRPMEKIFIKLFSLLNPLLIGPAQKYRGIKAKDISKAMLLAAKKPAGKVKVYEWKEMNELL, from the coding sequence ATGGAAGCTGATACGCAAGGGAAAAAGGCCATTAAATTCGGAGCAAGCGGCTTCGTCGGCAATTATATATTGGAAGGACTTTTGAATGATCCCGACTACGACCAGGTAACCGTTGTAGTACGCAAAAATTTAAATCTGTCCCATCCAAAGCTCGTAACATTGATAGGAGATTATCATTCTCTTCCCAGTCTGAAAGACCAGATCGTTGCAGACGAAGTATTTATTTCGCTCGGAACCACGAAAAAGAATACACCTGACCAGAAAATCTATTATGAGGTCGATCACGATTACCCGGTCCTGGCAACACAGATTGCGAAAGGAAAAGGAGCGAAATCTGTTTTTCTGGTATCAGCTGTCGGGCCGGATGCAGGTTCGAGCATTTTTTACGTCCGGACGAAAGGAGAGACAGAACGTGACGTCGTTGCCCAGGATCTGCTCCATACCCACATCTTCCGCCCGTCCATGATCATGGGAGACCGTCAGGAAAGTCGCCCAATGGAAAAAATATTCATCAAATTATTCTCCCTGCTCAACCCCCTCCTTATCGGCCCTGCCCAGAAATACAGAGGAATCAAAGCAAAAGACATCTCCAAAGCAATGCTATTAGCCGCCAAAAAGCCTGCGGGAAAAGTGAAGGTTTACGAATGGAAAGAGATGAATGAATTGCTGTAA
- a CDS encoding phytanoyl-CoA dioxygenase family protein — MGEILDDNQIYDFINKGFVRINNAFSDELAKAARDVLWADLGFNRQDPASWTKPVVRLGMYSQEPFVQSANTPVLHSAFDQLVGAGNWLPCMSMGTFPVRFPSDEDPGDTGWHVDASFPGSDPANFFEWRVNVNSRGRALLMLFLYSDVGQNDAPTRIRVGSHMDVARLLATKGEEGLGFMDLANELDKFPVRDEVLATGKAGTVYLCHPFIAHAAQPHRGQNPKFMAQPPLLTRNELHISGNSPVQRAIRMAIS, encoded by the coding sequence ATGGGAGAGATATTAGATGATAATCAAATTTATGATTTTATAAATAAAGGCTTTGTCCGCATAAACAATGCTTTTTCTGACGAGTTAGCCAAGGCTGCCAGGGATGTTTTGTGGGCCGATTTGGGCTTTAACCGGCAGGATCCGGCGAGCTGGACGAAGCCGGTGGTGCGGCTGGGCATGTATTCGCAGGAGCCCTTTGTCCAATCCGCCAACACGCCGGTGTTACATAGCGCTTTTGATCAATTGGTTGGTGCCGGTAATTGGCTCCCGTGCATGAGTATGGGCACTTTTCCGGTTCGTTTTCCATCTGATGAAGATCCGGGCGACACGGGTTGGCACGTGGACGCCAGTTTTCCGGGCAGCGATCCGGCTAACTTTTTCGAATGGCGGGTCAATGTGAATTCAAGAGGCCGCGCGTTGCTGATGCTTTTCCTGTATTCAGATGTTGGTCAGAATGATGCGCCTACACGCATCCGTGTTGGTTCGCATATGGATGTTGCCCGGTTACTGGCCACAAAAGGCGAAGAAGGCCTTGGGTTTATGGATCTGGCAAATGAGTTGGATAAATTTCCGGTCCGCGACGAGGTGCTGGCAACGGGTAAGGCGGGAACAGTTTACCTCTGCCATCCATTTATCGCCCATGCGGCTCAACCGCATCGCGGTCAAAACCCGAAGTTTATGGCGCAGCCGCCGTTACTGACCCGAAATGAGCTGCATATCAGCGGAAACAGTCCGGTGCAAAGAGCGATTCGCATGGCAATCTCCTAA
- a CDS encoding YdeI/OmpD-associated family protein has product MSDQAHLPIMETKNDINAFYAPTREEWREWLQKNGQTAQSVWLIIYHKSSKTPSVYYAESVEEALCFGWIDSKSVKRDKESTYQMYTPRKAAGKWSAVNKERVEQLTAAGLMTPKGQALIDLAKKTGTWDALVDAENNVIPADLQELLDQNEVALKNFLAFPPSAKRLILTWISDAKRPETRQQRVKLTAEKAARMFGRRFRFEILARNSLRLQNIIILVFSLFFYACWDYRFVFLLIFSIALDYFTGLKMGNATDPRVRKLWLVLVCRMSLISTKIRSSRKKTSLIMPFSSVSFRFLLLVP; this is encoded by the coding sequence ATGTCTGATCAAGCCCATTTGCCTATCATGGAAACGAAAAATGACATCAATGCCTTCTACGCACCTACGAGAGAGGAGTGGCGTGAATGGCTGCAAAAAAATGGTCAAACGGCGCAATCCGTTTGGCTTATCATTTATCACAAATCGAGCAAAACGCCAAGCGTATACTATGCAGAGTCTGTTGAAGAAGCATTGTGTTTCGGCTGGATCGACTCCAAATCCGTGAAGCGCGACAAAGAGAGCACATACCAAATGTACACGCCGCGAAAAGCAGCGGGCAAATGGAGCGCTGTGAACAAGGAACGTGTCGAGCAGTTAACAGCAGCCGGGCTGATGACACCAAAAGGGCAGGCACTCATTGACCTCGCGAAAAAAACAGGAACCTGGGACGCCCTCGTGGACGCGGAAAACAACGTTATTCCCGCTGATTTGCAGGAATTACTCGATCAAAATGAGGTCGCGCTTAAAAACTTCCTTGCTTTCCCACCATCAGCCAAGCGCCTTATTTTAACCTGGATCTCAGATGCCAAAAGGCCAGAAACACGGCAGCAACGCGTGAAACTGACCGCAGAAAAAGCAGCGAGAATGTTCGGGCGAAGGTTTAGGTTTGAGATCCTTGCGCGAAATAGTCTAAGACTGCAGAACATTATTATATTAGTTTTTAGCTTATTTTTTTATGCTTGCTGGGATTATCGATTCGTATTCCTGCTAATTTTCTCGATCGCGCTCGACTATTTCACGGGCCTGAAAATGGGGAATGCGACAGATCCGCGTGTGAGGAAACTCTGGCTCGTCCTGGTTTGTCGTATGTCATTGATATCTACAAAAATCAGATCAAGCCGGAAAAAGACCTCATTGATTATGCCGTTTTCGTCAGTTTCTTTCCGCTTCCTGTTGCTGGTCCCATAG
- a CDS encoding MBOAT family O-acyltransferase gives MSYVIDIYKNQIKPEKDLIDYAVFVSFFPLPVAGPIERATHLLPQIQRKRVFSYAQATDGLRQILWGLFKKIVIADNCAELANLAFNNHEDHSGSTLLLGAFFFTMQIYGDFSGYSDIALGVARIMGIELLRNFSYPYFSRDIAEFWRRWHISLSSWFRDYVYFPLGGSRGSLLLKIRNTFIIFLLSGFWHGANWTFLAWGALNAIYFLPLLISKSNREHIEIVAKGRLFPTVSDLLRMLATFSLTVFAWILFRAENIRHAAEYIGKIFSKSLFTVPDLLRKELLLLIAAFIIVEWIGREHPYAIARIGFNWPKTVKWGFYYCLVIALFVYTGKQQQFIYFQF, from the coding sequence TTGTCGTATGTCATTGATATCTACAAAAATCAGATCAAGCCGGAAAAAGACCTCATTGATTATGCCGTTTTCGTCAGTTTCTTTCCGCTTCCTGTTGCTGGTCCCATAGAAAGGGCTACCCACCTTTTGCCCCAAATTCAGCGAAAAAGAGTGTTTAGCTATGCCCAGGCCACCGATGGGCTAAGACAGATTCTCTGGGGCCTTTTCAAAAAGATCGTCATAGCCGACAATTGCGCCGAGCTGGCCAACCTGGCCTTCAATAACCATGAAGACCACTCCGGAAGCACATTACTTTTAGGCGCATTCTTCTTCACCATGCAGATTTATGGCGATTTCTCAGGCTATTCCGACATTGCTCTGGGCGTCGCCCGGATTATGGGCATTGAACTGCTGCGCAATTTCTCGTATCCCTATTTTTCAAGGGACATTGCAGAATTCTGGCGGCGGTGGCACATATCCCTTTCTTCCTGGTTCAGGGACTATGTATATTTTCCTCTGGGTGGAAGCCGGGGAAGCTTGTTATTGAAGATCAGGAACACCTTTATCATATTTTTACTCAGTGGATTCTGGCATGGAGCCAACTGGACGTTCCTGGCCTGGGGCGCACTCAATGCCATTTATTTTCTTCCATTGTTAATTTCAAAAAGCAATCGGGAGCATATTGAGATCGTCGCGAAGGGACGTTTATTTCCCACAGTTAGCGATCTGCTCCGTATGCTGGCTACATTTTCCCTGACCGTCTTTGCGTGGATTTTATTCCGGGCAGAGAACATTCGCCATGCTGCTGAATACATTGGTAAGATTTTCTCCAAAAGTCTTTTTACAGTTCCTGACTTGCTCAGGAAAGAGCTTTTGCTTCTCATCGCAGCATTCATTATCGTGGAATGGATAGGTCGTGAGCATCCTTATGCCATCGCACGAATTGGTTTTAACTGGCCAAAAACGGTTAAGTGGGGATTCTATTATTGCTTGGTTATTGCACTCTTCGTTTACACAGGAAAACAGCAACAATTCATTTATTTCCAGTTTTAG
- a CDS encoding RNA polymerase sigma factor encodes MNLLKDGDDRNAFNELYVRYWKVIYDIGFKKLHNAPLAEDLVHDLFVDIWNKRQEITIHSTFIGYFHTMLKNRLIDQSRKNAFQLQVQQDILERTSANENQFFDAVASDDIEKQLMAEVENLPSDMKKIFLLSRQEHLSTIEIAQKLSLSPQTVKNQISNAIRRLRLKELHL; translated from the coding sequence ATGAATCTGTTGAAGGATGGGGATGACAGGAATGCCTTCAATGAGCTTTATGTCCGCTATTGGAAGGTTATTTATGATATAGGTTTCAAAAAACTGCACAATGCACCACTTGCAGAAGATCTTGTTCACGACTTGTTTGTAGATATCTGGAACAAGAGGCAGGAGATTACCATTCACAGCACATTCATAGGCTATTTCCATACAATGCTGAAAAACCGGCTCATTGACCAGAGCCGGAAAAATGCTTTTCAACTTCAAGTGCAGCAAGACATTTTAGAACGAACTTCGGCGAACGAAAACCAGTTTTTCGATGCCGTTGCATCCGACGACATTGAAAAGCAGTTGATGGCCGAAGTGGAAAACCTGCCTTCGGATATGAAAAAGATCTTTTTACTAAGCCGTCAGGAGCATTTATCTACGATTGAAATAGCGCAAAAACTCTCCCTATCTCCGCAAACTGTCAAAAATCAGATCAGTAATGCGATCCGGCGCCTCCGGTTGAAAGAGCTGCATCTCTGA